In Pseudomonas putida, a genomic segment contains:
- a CDS encoding AI-2E family transporter: MMDTRRWIWLGIALLVAVLLYSLHNILSPFLVGILLAYLADPLVDRLERLGLSRTWGVVVVFGLFTLVLLALLLVLVPMLAKQLVRLYELAPQMLDWLQHQALPWVQTRLGLADGFWKFDKIKAAIGAHMGQTTDIVGMLLSHATASSLALLAWLANMVLIPVVGFYLLRDWDLMMAKLRSLLPRQRESQVVGLAGECHEVLGAFVRGQLLVMVALGFIYSAGLMLVGLELGLLIGMLAGLAAIVPYMGFIIGIGAALLAGLFQFGGDLYPLLGIVAVFMVGQALEGMVLTPLLVGDRIGLHPVAVIFAILAGGELFGFTGVLLALPVAAVIMVLLRHVHDLYKESDMYGGDVDPEL, translated from the coding sequence ATGATGGACACACGCCGCTGGATCTGGCTGGGCATCGCACTGCTGGTCGCTGTGCTGCTGTATAGCCTGCACAACATTCTTTCACCGTTCTTGGTCGGCATACTGCTGGCCTACCTCGCCGATCCGCTGGTCGACCGCCTGGAGCGCCTGGGGCTGTCGCGCACCTGGGGCGTGGTGGTGGTCTTCGGGCTGTTCACCTTGGTGCTGCTGGCCTTGCTGCTGGTGCTGGTGCCGATGCTGGCCAAGCAGTTGGTGCGCCTGTACGAACTGGCGCCGCAAATGCTCGACTGGCTGCAGCACCAGGCATTGCCGTGGGTGCAGACCCGCCTGGGCCTGGCCGATGGCTTCTGGAAGTTCGACAAGATCAAGGCGGCCATTGGCGCGCACATGGGCCAGACCACCGACATCGTCGGCATGCTGTTGTCCCACGCTACCGCCTCGAGCCTGGCGTTGCTGGCTTGGCTTGCGAACATGGTGCTGATTCCGGTGGTGGGCTTCTACCTGCTGCGCGACTGGGACCTGATGATGGCCAAGCTGCGCAGCCTGCTGCCGCGCCAGCGCGAATCGCAGGTGGTGGGGCTGGCCGGGGAGTGCCATGAGGTGCTCGGTGCCTTCGTCCGTGGGCAACTGCTGGTGATGGTCGCCTTGGGCTTCATCTATTCCGCCGGGCTGATGCTGGTGGGCCTGGAGCTGGGCCTGTTGATCGGCATGCTCGCGGGCCTTGCCGCGATCGTGCCGTACATGGGCTTCATCATCGGCATCGGCGCCGCATTGCTGGCAGGTCTGTTCCAGTTCGGTGGCGACCTGTACCCGCTGCTGGGCATCGTGGCCGTCTTCATGGTCGGCCAGGCCCTCGAAGGCATGGTGCTGACGCCGCTGCTGGTGGGCGATCGCATCGGGCTGCACCCGGTGGCGGTGATCTTCGCGATCCTTGCCGGTGGCGAGTTGTTCGGCTTCACCGGGGTGCTGCTGGCATTGCCGGTGGCGGCGGTGATCATGGTACTGCTGCGCCATGTGCACGACCTGTACAAGGAGTCGGACATGTACGGCGGTGATGTCGACCCCGAGCTCTGA
- the relA gene encoding GTP diphosphokinase, translating to MVQVRVHQPVNTDGSINLEAWLDHVVSVDSALDRLALKEACEFALEVEKKGNPAKHSWADGTSSFQAGLEIAEILADLKLDQDSLVAAVIYRSVREGKVTLAEVGQRFGPVVSKLIDGVLRMAAISASLSPRQSLVLGSQAQVENLRKMLVAMVDDVRVALIKLAERTCAIRAVKAADDEKRLRVAREVFDIYAPLAHRLGIGHIKWELEDLSFRYLEPDQYKQIAKLLHERRLDRERFITDVMNQLQNELLATGVKADISGRAKHIYSIWRKMQRKGLEFSQIYDVRAVRVLVPEVRDCYTALGIVHTLWRHIPKEFDDYIANPKENGYRSLHTAVIGPEGKVLEVQIRTHGMHEEAELGVCAHWRYKGTDVKSSSNHYEEKISWLRQVLEWHEELGDIGGLAEQLRVDIEPDRVYVFTPDGHAIDLPKGATPLDFAYRVHTEIGHNCRGAKINGRIVPLNYSLQTGEQVEIITSKHGNPSRDWLNSNLGYVTTSRARAKIVHWFKLQARDQNVAAGKTLLERELSRLGLPQVDFERLAEKTNVKTAEDMFAALGAGDLRLAPLVNAAQQLLEPERIEQIELPLRKPTGIRSGKRGDIQIQGVGNLLTQMAGCCQPLPGDAIVGYITQGRGVSIHRQDCASVLQLAGREPERIIQVSWGPIPVQTYPVDIVIRAYDRPGLLRDVSQVLLNEKINVLAVNTRSNKEDNTALMSLTIEIPGLDALGRLLGRISQLPNIIETRRNRTP from the coding sequence ATGGTACAGGTGAGAGTGCACCAGCCGGTCAACACCGACGGCAGTATCAATCTCGAAGCATGGTTGGATCATGTGGTGAGCGTCGACTCGGCATTGGACCGACTGGCGTTGAAGGAGGCCTGCGAGTTCGCTCTGGAGGTCGAGAAGAAGGGCAACCCGGCCAAGCATTCCTGGGCCGACGGTACGTCCAGCTTCCAGGCTGGCCTGGAAATCGCCGAAATCCTCGCCGACCTCAAACTCGACCAGGACTCGCTGGTCGCGGCGGTTATCTACCGCTCGGTGCGTGAGGGCAAGGTGACCCTGGCCGAAGTCGGCCAGCGATTCGGTCCGGTGGTGTCCAAGCTGATCGACGGCGTGCTGCGCATGGCCGCCATCAGTGCCAGCCTAAGCCCGCGCCAGTCGCTGGTATTGGGCTCCCAGGCGCAGGTCGAGAACCTGCGCAAGATGCTGGTGGCGATGGTCGACGACGTCCGCGTGGCGTTGATCAAGCTGGCCGAGCGCACCTGCGCGATCCGCGCGGTCAAGGCTGCCGATGACGAAAAACGCCTGCGCGTTGCGCGCGAGGTGTTCGACATCTATGCGCCTCTGGCCCACCGCCTGGGTATCGGCCATATCAAGTGGGAGCTGGAAGACCTCTCCTTCCGCTACCTCGAACCCGATCAGTACAAGCAGATCGCCAAGCTGCTGCACGAGCGCCGGCTGGACCGCGAGCGGTTCATCACCGACGTGATGAACCAACTGCAGAACGAGCTACTGGCCACCGGCGTGAAGGCCGACATCAGTGGCCGGGCGAAACACATCTATTCGATCTGGCGCAAGATGCAGCGCAAGGGCCTGGAATTCAGCCAGATCTACGACGTGCGTGCGGTGCGCGTGCTGGTGCCGGAGGTGCGTGACTGCTACACAGCGTTGGGCATCGTGCATACGCTGTGGCGGCACATTCCCAAGGAATTCGACGACTACATCGCCAACCCCAAGGAGAACGGCTACCGCTCGCTGCATACCGCGGTGATCGGCCCCGAGGGCAAGGTGCTGGAAGTGCAGATCCGTACCCACGGCATGCACGAGGAAGCCGAGCTTGGCGTCTGCGCCCACTGGCGCTACAAGGGCACCGACGTCAAGTCCAGCTCCAACCACTACGAAGAGAAGATCTCCTGGCTGCGCCAGGTGCTCGAATGGCATGAAGAACTGGGCGACATCGGCGGCCTGGCCGAGCAGCTTCGCGTCGACATCGAGCCCGATCGTGTCTACGTGTTCACCCCTGACGGTCACGCCATCGACCTGCCCAAGGGGGCGACGCCGCTGGACTTCGCCTACCGCGTGCACACCGAGATCGGCCACAACTGCCGTGGCGCCAAGATCAACGGGCGTATCGTGCCGCTCAACTACAGCCTGCAGACCGGCGAGCAGGTGGAGATCATCACCAGCAAGCACGGCAACCCGAGCCGCGACTGGCTGAACTCCAACCTGGGTTACGTGACCACCTCGCGCGCCCGGGCAAAGATCGTCCACTGGTTCAAGCTGCAGGCCCGCGACCAGAACGTCGCCGCCGGCAAGACCCTGCTCGAGCGTGAGCTCAGCCGCCTGGGCTTGCCACAGGTCGACTTCGAGCGCCTGGCGGAGAAGACCAACGTCAAGACCGCCGAGGACATGTTCGCAGCCCTCGGTGCTGGCGACCTGCGCCTGGCGCCCCTGGTCAACGCTGCCCAGCAATTGCTGGAGCCCGAGCGCATCGAGCAGATCGAACTGCCGCTGCGCAAGCCCACCGGCATCCGCAGTGGCAAGCGTGGCGACATTCAGATCCAGGGCGTCGGCAACCTGCTCACGCAGATGGCCGGCTGCTGCCAGCCACTGCCTGGGGACGCCATCGTCGGCTACATCACCCAGGGCCGTGGGGTCAGTATCCACCGCCAGGACTGCGCCTCGGTGCTGCAGTTGGCGGGGCGCGAGCCGGAGCGGATCATCCAGGTGAGCTGGGGGCCGATCCCGGTGCAGACCTACCCGGTCGATATCGTCATCCGTGCCTACGACCGGCCGGGGCTGCTGCGCGACGTGTCGCAGGTGCTGCTGAACGAGAAGATCAACGTGCTGGCGGTCAACACCCGCTCGAACAAGGAAGACAACACCGCGCTGATGTCGCTGACCATCGAGATTCCGGGCCTGGATGCCCTCGGGCGGTTGCTGGGGAGGATCTCGCAGCTGCCGAACATCATCGAGACGCGGCGTAATCGAACCCCTTGA
- the mazG gene encoding nucleoside triphosphate pyrophosphohydrolase, whose translation MTYTLEDLLHLMARLRDPQYGCPWDLKQNYASIVPHTLEEAYEVADTIERGDFEHLQGELGDLLFQVVYYSQLAREEGRFAFDGVVDSITRKLIRRHPHVFPTGELYAPLDTPSLSEAQVKSRWEEIKAEERAEKTTPEQLSLLDDVPAALPALSRAAKLQKRAATVGFDWPEALPVLDKVREELDEVLQAMADGDSDALEDELGDLLFATVNLARHLKHDPENALRRANRKFERRFRFIEQALRDSGRPIEDCNLDELDALWGEAKRQEKNLPSCG comes from the coding sequence ATGACCTACACCCTCGAAGACCTGCTCCACCTCATGGCCCGCCTGCGCGACCCGCAGTACGGCTGCCCGTGGGACTTGAAGCAGAACTACGCGAGCATCGTCCCGCACACCCTCGAAGAGGCCTACGAGGTTGCCGATACCATCGAACGCGGTGATTTCGAGCACCTGCAGGGCGAGCTTGGCGACTTATTGTTCCAGGTGGTCTATTACAGCCAGCTGGCTCGGGAGGAGGGGCGCTTCGCGTTCGATGGCGTGGTCGACAGCATCACCCGCAAGCTAATCCGCCGCCATCCCCATGTATTCCCCACCGGCGAACTCTACGCGCCGCTGGATACACCCAGCCTGAGCGAGGCCCAGGTCAAGTCGCGCTGGGAAGAGATCAAGGCCGAGGAACGCGCCGAGAAAACCACGCCCGAACAGTTGTCGCTGCTCGACGACGTACCGGCGGCATTGCCCGCGCTGTCGCGCGCGGCCAAGTTGCAGAAGCGCGCGGCCACCGTCGGCTTCGACTGGCCTGAGGCCTTGCCGGTGCTGGACAAGGTCCGCGAGGAACTCGATGAAGTCCTGCAAGCCATGGCCGATGGCGACAGCGACGCCCTCGAAGACGAACTCGGCGACCTGCTGTTCGCCACGGTCAACCTGGCCCGCCACCTCAAGCACGACCCGGAAAATGCCCTGCGTCGGGCCAATCGCAAGTTCGAGCGGCGCTTTCGCTTCATCGAACAGGCATTGCGCGACAGCGGTCGGCCGATCGAAGATTGTAACCTTGACGAACTGGATGCCCTTTGGGGGGAAGCCAAGCGTCAGGAAAAGAACCTGCCCAGCTGCGGCTGA
- the purN gene encoding phosphoribosylglycinamide formyltransferase, whose product MPSTPCNVVVLLSGSGSNLQALIDSSSAENSPVRIRAVVSNRADAYGLQRAAAAGIDTVVLEHTGFDGREAFDAALMARIDGFAPDLVVLAGFMRILSGDFVRHYQGRLLNIHPSLLPKYKGLHTHQRALEAGDAEHGCSVHFVTEELDGGPLVVQAVVAVAPDDTAESLAQRVHHQEHQIYPLAVHWFAQGRLRLGEQGALLDDQPLPASGHLIRP is encoded by the coding sequence ATGCCGAGCACGCCTTGCAACGTAGTGGTACTGCTGTCGGGCTCCGGCAGCAACCTGCAAGCCCTGATCGACAGCAGCAGCGCCGAAAACAGCCCGGTCCGTATCCGCGCGGTGGTGTCCAACCGCGCTGATGCCTATGGCCTGCAACGGGCCGCAGCCGCGGGCATCGACACGGTGGTGCTCGAGCACACCGGGTTCGACGGCCGTGAAGCCTTCGATGCCGCGCTGATGGCGCGCATCGACGGCTTCGCCCCGGACTTGGTGGTGCTCGCCGGTTTCATGCGCATCCTCAGTGGCGATTTCGTGCGCCACTACCAGGGCCGCCTGCTCAACATCCACCCGTCGCTGCTGCCCAAGTACAAGGGCCTGCATACCCACCAGCGGGCATTGGAAGCAGGCGACGCCGAGCATGGCTGCAGCGTACACTTCGTTACCGAGGAACTCGATGGCGGGCCTCTGGTCGTACAGGCTGTGGTAGCGGTGGCGCCTGACGACACGGCCGAAAGCCTGGCCCAGCGCGTCCATCATCAGGAACACCAGATCTACCCGCTGGCGGTGCACTGGTTTGCCCAAGGGCGCTTGCGCCTGGGCGAACAGGGTGCGTTACTGGATGACCAACCGCTGCCGGCCAGTGGTCACTTGATCCGACCCTAG
- a CDS encoding DUF2058 domain-containing protein, protein MSLSLRDQLLKAGLVNQKQVSQANKAEKKQKRLEHKGQVEVDDTQQRLAKEAMADKAKRDQELNRQQQEKAEQKARAAQIKQLIEATRLPKLTTEDYYNFVDDKKVKRIAVNALMRSKLSNGALAIVSHGGGYEVIPREAAVKIQERDANRILLLNTHVEEADEDDPYAAYKIPDDLMW, encoded by the coding sequence ATGAGCCTTTCCCTTCGCGACCAATTGCTCAAAGCCGGTCTGGTCAACCAGAAACAGGTTTCCCAGGCCAACAAGGCCGAGAAGAAACAGAAACGCCTGGAGCATAAAGGCCAGGTCGAGGTAGACGACACCCAGCAGCGGCTGGCCAAGGAAGCCATGGCCGATAAGGCCAAGCGCGACCAGGAGCTGAATCGCCAACAGCAGGAAAAGGCCGAGCAGAAGGCCCGCGCCGCGCAGATCAAGCAGTTGATCGAAGCGACCCGCCTGCCCAAGCTCACCACCGAGGACTACTACAACTTCGTCGATGACAAGAAGGTCAAGCGTATCGCCGTCAACGCGCTGATGCGCAGCAAGTTGAGCAACGGCGCGCTGGCCATCGTCTCGCATGGCGGCGGCTACGAAGTGATCCCGCGCGAAGCGGCGGTGAAGATCCAGGAGCGCGATGCCAATCGCATCCTGTTGCTCAACACCCATGTCGAGGAAGCCGACGAGGATGATCCGTATGCGGCCTACAAGATTCCAGACGACTTGATGTGGTAA
- the purM gene encoding phosphoribosylformylglycinamidine cyclo-ligase: MSKQPSLSYKDAGVDIDAGEALVERIKGVAKRTARPEVMGGLGGFGALCEIPAGYKQPVLVSGTDGVGTKLRLALNLNKHDSIGQDLVAMCVNDLVVCGAEPLFFLDYYATGKLNVDVAATVVTGIGAGCELAGCSLVGGETAEMPGMYEGEDYDLAGFCVGVVEKAEIIDGSKVATGDALIALPSSGPHSNGYSLIRKILEVSATDIENTQLDGKPLTDLLMAPTRIYVKPLLQLIKKTGAVKAMAHITGGGLLDNIPRVLPKNAQAVVDVASWQRPAVFDFLQEKGNVDEHEMHRVLNCGVGMVICVAQDQVEVALNELRAAGEQPWVIGHIAEAAEGAAQVVLNNLKAH; this comes from the coding sequence ATGAGCAAGCAACCCTCCCTGAGCTACAAGGACGCCGGTGTAGACATCGACGCCGGCGAAGCACTGGTCGAACGCATCAAGGGCGTCGCCAAGCGCACCGCACGCCCTGAAGTCATGGGTGGCCTGGGTGGCTTCGGCGCCCTCTGCGAGATCCCGGCCGGCTACAAGCAGCCGGTGCTGGTCTCCGGCACCGACGGCGTCGGCACCAAGCTGCGCCTGGCACTGAACCTGAACAAGCACGACAGCATCGGCCAGGACCTGGTCGCCATGTGTGTCAACGACCTGGTGGTGTGTGGCGCCGAGCCGCTGTTCTTCCTCGACTACTACGCCACCGGCAAGCTCAACGTCGACGTGGCTGCCACCGTGGTCACCGGCATCGGCGCCGGTTGCGAACTGGCCGGCTGCTCGCTGGTCGGTGGTGAAACCGCCGAAATGCCTGGCATGTACGAAGGCGAGGACTACGACCTGGCTGGCTTCTGCGTTGGCGTGGTGGAAAAGGCCGAGATCATCGACGGCTCCAAGGTCGCCACTGGCGACGCGCTGATCGCCCTGCCATCCTCGGGCCCGCACTCCAACGGCTACTCGCTGATCCGCAAGATCCTCGAAGTGTCGGCCACCGACATCGAGAACACCCAGCTCGACGGCAAGCCGCTGACCGACCTGCTGATGGCCCCGACCCGCATCTACGTCAAGCCGCTGCTGCAGCTGATCAAGAAAACCGGCGCGGTCAAGGCCATGGCCCACATCACCGGTGGTGGCCTGCTGGACAACATCCCGCGCGTACTGCCGAAAAACGCCCAGGCAGTGGTCGACGTGGCCAGCTGGCAGCGCCCGGCGGTGTTCGACTTCCTGCAGGAAAAAGGCAACGTCGACGAACACGAAATGCACCGCGTGCTGAACTGCGGTGTCGGCATGGTCATCTGCGTCGCCCAGGACCAGGTCGAAGTCGCCCTGAACGAACTGCGCGCCGCGGGTGAGCAGCCATGGGTCATCGGCCACATCGCCGAGGCAGCCGAAGGTGCCGCCCAGGTCGTGCTGAACAACCTCAAGGCACACTGA
- the rlmD gene encoding 23S rRNA (uracil(1939)-C(5))-methyltransferase RlmD, whose product MSRKKPSTGLRFQPAGGNRTPQVPVGKKQRLDIERLAGDGRGIAFVEGRTWFVSGALAGEAVEARVLNARGKVVEARLERVLQASPERREAPCRFYQQCGGCNLQHLPHEAQLALKQRTLAEQLQRVAGVQPDEWAAPLSGPEFGYRRRARVAVRWDVKARRLDVGFRAEASQEIVAIDDCAVLVQPLQTILRHLPTVLRSLTKPQSIGHVELFSGTAEAVLVRHVSALPDDDLARLRAFCDEAGAQLWLQGEGEPEPVDPGAKLGFALAPWQLELAWRPGDFVQVNAQVNTAMIEQALAWLAPQGDERILDLFCGLGNFALPLARQAREVVAVEGVQAMVDRAAANARNNAVHNAAFFQADLSQPLAGAGWAAEGFSAVLLDPPRDGAFEVVQGIARLKAKRLVYVSCNPATLARDTQVLVAQGYRLKRAGILDMFPQTAHVEAMALFEVG is encoded by the coding sequence ATGTCCAGAAAGAAACCCAGTACCGGGCTGCGCTTCCAGCCGGCCGGTGGCAATCGCACGCCCCAGGTCCCCGTGGGCAAGAAGCAGCGCCTGGACATCGAGCGCCTGGCCGGTGACGGCCGTGGCATCGCCTTCGTCGAGGGGCGTACCTGGTTCGTCAGTGGTGCCTTGGCCGGTGAAGCGGTCGAGGCCCGCGTGCTCAACGCCCGGGGCAAAGTGGTCGAGGCGCGCCTGGAGCGGGTGCTGCAAGCCAGCCCCGAGCGGCGCGAGGCGCCGTGCCGGTTCTACCAGCAATGTGGTGGCTGCAACCTGCAGCACCTGCCGCACGAGGCCCAGTTGGCGCTCAAGCAGCGCACCCTGGCCGAGCAACTGCAGCGGGTCGCCGGCGTGCAGCCCGACGAGTGGGCCGCGCCCCTGAGCGGGCCGGAGTTCGGCTACCGGCGCCGGGCGCGGGTTGCGGTGCGTTGGGACGTCAAGGCGCGTCGACTGGACGTGGGTTTCCGTGCCGAAGCCAGCCAGGAAATTGTCGCCATTGATGACTGCGCCGTGCTGGTACAGCCTTTGCAAACTATTCTTCGTCATCTGCCGACCGTGTTGCGCTCGCTGACCAAGCCTCAGTCCATCGGTCATGTGGAGTTGTTCAGTGGTACCGCCGAGGCGGTGCTGGTGCGCCACGTTTCGGCGTTGCCGGACGACGACCTGGCACGCTTGCGTGCCTTCTGCGATGAAGCGGGTGCGCAGCTTTGGCTGCAGGGTGAAGGCGAGCCCGAACCTGTGGATCCTGGCGCCAAGCTGGGCTTTGCCCTGGCGCCGTGGCAACTGGAGCTGGCGTGGCGTCCGGGCGATTTCGTCCAGGTCAACGCCCAGGTCAACACGGCGATGATCGAGCAGGCCCTGGCCTGGCTCGCGCCGCAGGGCGACGAGCGAATCCTCGACCTGTTCTGCGGATTGGGCAATTTTGCCCTGCCGCTGGCCAGGCAGGCACGCGAGGTGGTGGCAGTGGAAGGTGTACAGGCCATGGTCGACAGGGCCGCGGCCAATGCCCGGAACAACGCTGTGCATAACGCGGCGTTTTTTCAGGCCGATTTATCGCAGCCTTTGGCTGGCGCCGGATGGGCCGCCGAAGGCTTTTCTGCGGTACTCTTGGATCCACCGCGCGACGGGGCTTTCGAGGTGGTGCAAGGCATCGCACGCCTCAAGGCCAAGCGCCTGGTCTACGTCTCGTGCAATCCGGCCACGCTGGCACGCGACACCCAGGTACTGGTCGCCCAAGGGTATCGGTTAAAAAGGGCCGGGATTCTCGACATGTTTCCTCAGACGGCGCATGTCGAGGCCATGGCGTTATTCGAAGTGGGCTAG
- a CDS encoding DUF2066 domain-containing protein, translating into MRFLNLSVAVCLALASVATQAATVSGLYQVREPLDGQGAEARTQATGKALETLVLRLTGDPKAVQSPALADLRKDPQQIINQVGTEAGPPESVVVEFDPGSTERALRRAGLAMWGSNRPSIIGWWLNDNVDGSSLVGDGQASAEPLRRAAQHRGLPLRLPLADLQEQLVANAETLEGSDAAPLRSASERYAADALLAVHAHETDGKWQGKWQLWLGDQREQGSAEGADQAALADAVMLAVSSRLAPRYVTKPGASDALQVQFKGANLQRYAELGRVLEPYGPRLQMAEGDTLTYAVTANREQLRAQLSLAKLQEVAAEPVPAAPASPPAATPEPGGTPQPAAPKPFDGLRFRW; encoded by the coding sequence ATGCGTTTTCTCAACTTATCGGTAGCTGTATGCCTGGCCCTGGCCAGCGTCGCCACGCAAGCCGCAACCGTTTCCGGTCTTTACCAGGTGCGCGAACCGCTCGATGGCCAAGGCGCCGAGGCGCGCACCCAGGCCACTGGCAAGGCCCTGGAAACCCTGGTACTGCGCCTGACCGGCGACCCCAAGGCAGTGCAGAGCCCGGCGCTGGCCGACCTGCGCAAGGACCCGCAACAGATCATCAACCAGGTCGGCACCGAGGCAGGCCCGCCGGAGTCGGTGGTGGTGGAGTTCGACCCTGGTAGCACCGAGCGCGCCTTGCGCCGAGCCGGCCTGGCCATGTGGGGCAGCAACCGTCCCTCGATCATCGGCTGGTGGCTCAACGACAATGTCGATGGCAGCAGCCTGGTCGGCGACGGCCAGGCCAGTGCCGAGCCGCTGCGACGTGCCGCCCAGCACCGCGGCCTGCCGCTGCGCCTGCCTCTGGCCGATCTGCAGGAGCAGTTGGTGGCCAATGCCGAAACGCTCGAAGGCAGTGATGCTGCGCCACTACGCAGCGCCTCCGAGCGCTACGCCGCCGATGCCCTGCTAGCCGTGCATGCCCATGAAACCGACGGCAAGTGGCAAGGCAAGTGGCAGCTGTGGCTGGGCGATCAGCGTGAGCAGGGCAGCGCCGAAGGTGCCGACCAGGCCGCCCTGGCCGATGCGGTGATGTTGGCGGTGAGCAGCCGTCTGGCGCCACGCTACGTGACCAAGCCCGGTGCCAGCGACGCCCTGCAGGTGCAGTTCAAGGGCGCCAACCTGCAACGCTATGCCGAGCTCGGGCGTGTGCTCGAACCCTATGGCCCGCGTCTGCAGATGGCTGAAGGCGATACGCTGACCTACGCCGTGACCGCCAATCGCGAGCAGCTGCGTGCGCAGTTGAGCCTGGCCAAGCTTCAGGAGGTCGCGGCCGAGCCGGTACCTGCGGCGCCCGCCAGCCCACCGGCCGCCACGCCAGAGCCTGGCGGCACCCCGCAGCCAGCTGCGCCCAAGCCGTTCGACGGCCTGCGTTTTCGCTGGTAA
- a CDS encoding DUF3108 domain-containing protein, producing MRRALLLALAVLALPLQAAELKPFSASYTADWKQLPMSGTAERSLVKNANGTWDLNFKASMMIASLTEQSTLRMENDTLLPQKYHFERGGLGKAKKVDLDFDWSSKKVTGKDRGDAINLPLNRGVLDKSSYQLALQHDVAAGKKSMTYQVVDGDEIDTYDFRVLGTEKVSTKTGQVDAVKVERVRDPSQSKRITELWFAKDWDYLLVQLRQVETDGKEYVIVLQDGTVDGKSVKGN from the coding sequence ATGCGTCGCGCCCTGCTCTTGGCTCTCGCCGTGCTCGCCCTGCCCCTCCAGGCAGCTGAACTCAAGCCCTTCTCGGCCAGCTACACCGCCGACTGGAAGCAGCTGCCCATGAGCGGTACCGCCGAGCGCAGCCTGGTCAAGAATGCCAACGGTACCTGGGACCTTAACTTCAAGGCTTCCATGATGATCGCCAGCCTGACCGAGCAAAGTACCCTGCGCATGGAAAACGACACCCTGCTGCCGCAGAAGTACCACTTCGAACGTGGCGGCCTGGGCAAGGCCAAGAAGGTCGACCTGGACTTCGACTGGTCGAGCAAGAAGGTCACCGGCAAGGACCGGGGCGATGCCATCAACCTGCCGCTCAACCGCGGCGTGCTCGACAAGTCGTCCTACCAGCTGGCCCTGCAACATGACGTGGCCGCCGGCAAGAAGAGCATGACCTACCAGGTGGTCGACGGTGATGAGATCGATACCTACGACTTCCGCGTGCTGGGCACCGAGAAGGTCAGCACCAAGACCGGCCAGGTCGATGCAGTCAAGGTCGAGCGCGTGCGCGACCCGAGCCAGAGCAAGCGTATCACCGAGCTGTGGTTCGCCAAGGACTGGGACTACCTGCTGGTGCAACTGCGCCAGGTCGAGACCGATGGCAAGGAGTACGTGATCGTGCTGCAGGACGGCACGGTCGATGGCAAGTCGGTGAAAGGCAACTGA
- the hda gene encoding DnaA regulatory inactivator Hda, translating into MKPIQLPLGVRLRDDATFINYYPGANAAALGYVERLCEADAGWTESLIYLWGKQGVGRTHLLQAATHRFQQLGEPAVYLPLAQLLDRGVELLDHLEQYELVCIDDLHVIAGKADWEEAMFHLFNRLRDSGRRLLLAASSSPRELPIKLADLKSRLTLALIFQMRGMSDEDKLRALQLRASRRGLHLTDEVGHFILTRGTRSMSALFDLLERLDQASLQAQRKLTIPFLKETLGW; encoded by the coding sequence ATGAAACCGATCCAGTTGCCCCTGGGTGTGCGTCTACGCGATGACGCTACCTTCATCAACTACTACCCGGGCGCCAATGCCGCGGCGTTGGGCTATGTCGAGCGGTTATGCGAGGCCGACGCCGGCTGGACCGAAAGCCTCATCTACCTGTGGGGCAAGCAGGGCGTGGGGCGTACCCACCTGTTGCAGGCCGCTACCCACCGCTTCCAGCAACTGGGCGAGCCCGCCGTCTATCTGCCCCTGGCACAGTTGCTCGATCGCGGCGTCGAACTGCTCGATCACCTCGAGCAATACGAGCTGGTGTGTATCGACGACCTGCACGTCATCGCCGGCAAGGCCGATTGGGAAGAGGCCATGTTCCATCTGTTCAATCGCCTGCGCGACAGTGGCCGGCGCTTGCTGCTGGCTGCTTCCAGTTCGCCCCGTGAACTGCCGATCAAGCTCGCCGACCTCAAGTCGCGGCTGACCCTGGCGCTGATCTTCCAGATGCGCGGGATGTCCGACGAAGACAAGCTCCGTGCCCTGCAACTGCGTGCCTCACGCCGCGGCCTGCACCTGACCGACGAGGTCGGGCATTTCATCCTCACCCGCGGCACGCGCAGCATGAGCGCGCTGTTCGACCTGCTCGAGCGCCTCGACCAGGCTTCGTTGCAGGCGCAACGCAAGCTGACCATCCCCTTCCTCAAGGAAACACTGGGCTGGTAG